Sequence from the Vigna radiata var. radiata cultivar VC1973A unplaced genomic scaffold, Vradiata_ver6 scaffold_48, whole genome shotgun sequence genome:
TGAATGATTGAATATAATTTTGCGATGTTGTTGACTATTGTTTGTTCGAACTTCAATAATGctatattatgttttttcttcctAAATATCAGAGAAAGGTATCATGGAGGATTgaggatgaagaaaagataaaaaagaatttccAAACCAAAGCATCTCATAGATTATCTGAGATGTTTAAAAAAGCTCGAACGCTAGGGGAAAAACCTGATTGGATGGGAGAGGAGGTTTGGAATGCTCTTTTGGAGAAGTGGAACATGCCACTTTATAGACAAAAGTGTGAAACCACCAAGAAAAACAGGACATCCGACAAGGGTGGTTGTTTGCACACTAGGGGATCCACTAACGTGCATGAGCATGCTATTCGTCTGGTATGATGACatcaattcaattttacatttctacccattaatttaacaaatatttgttgttaacAACTTACATCTTCTTTGCCTGCAGTCACAGCAGCTTGGTCGGAAAGTCCATGTCGATGAAATTTTTCAACAAACACATATTCGAGCATCAACAGGAGAATTTGTCGATGAAAGGTCTAGGCAGACACATGTTACATGTTAGTTTCTActaactttattatattattaggtTTTAAATGTTATGTTTATCTATTTAACAATAATCATGTATTCATTTAACAGGAACAATTTCAAGCTAGATTTTCTCAAGTAATATCTGAGACAGCATCCGCTGGTCCTTCAACATGTGCTCCCCTAGACCCTACAGATGAGGAAAGATTGAGGAACCAATGTTGGTTTGAGGTTGTCGGTCGAAGGTACTAGAGGCGGGTATATGGCATTGGAAATGTCAGTGGTCGAGATGACTGTGTCGATAGTTACGTACAACAGACACTGGCATCTTCTTCTCAGCAACCGATTGTACACAACATTTCTAACCTTGAAAATAGAATGGCAACTAATaagttgtcgttgaagctatcaaattaatactacttttcaaggcaacttcagtattgcctaatAGTANNNNNNNNNNNNNNNNNNNNNNNNNNNNNNNNNNNNNNNNNNNNNNNNNNNNNNNNNNNNNNNNNNNNNNNNNNNNNNNNNNNNNNNNNNNNNNNNNNNNNNNNNNNNNNNNNNNNNNNNNNNNNNNNNNNNNNNNNNNNNNNNNNNNNNNNNNNNNNNNNNNNNNNNNNNNNNNNNNNNNNNNNNNNNNNNNNNNNNNNNNNNNNNNNNNNNNNNNNNNNNNNNNNNNNNNNNNNNNNNNNNNNNNNNNNNNNNNNNNNNNNNNNNNNNNNNNNNNNNNNNNNNNNNNNNNNNNNNNNNNNNNNNNNNNNNNNNNNNNNNNNNN
This genomic interval carries:
- the LOC106752865 gene encoding uncharacterized protein LOC106752865, whose product is MLFWRSGTCHFIDKSVKPPRKTGHPTRVVVCTLGDPLTCMSMLFVCHSSLVGKSMSMKFFNKHIFEHQQENLSMKGLGRHMLHEQFQARFSQVISETASAGPSTCAPLDPTDEERLRNQCWFEVVGRRY